Part of the Rhodoflexus caldus genome, TGCGCAGGTTGCGTTTTTCACACGCGGTATCTCAGTTGGAAAATCCGATGCAACTGCGCAACATCAAACGTGAAATCGCAAGACTGAACACCATTTTATCTGCTAAACAAGGTAAATAAATCGGAGCAATACAATGGAAGAAAGAAATCTGAGAAAAACCCGCGTGGGGGTCGTAGTAAGCAATAAAATGGACAAATCCATTGTCGTTTCGGTAGAACGCAAAGTAAAGCACCCTGCCTACGGCAAGTTCATGAAGAAAACGACCAAATTCGTTGCTCACGATGAGCGCAACGAGTGTTTAGAAGGGGATACCGTAAAAATTATGGAAACCCGCCCGCTCAGCAAATTGAAACGCTGGCGTTTAGTTGAAATTATTGAAAGAGCGAAGTAATCTCAAAAGAGAAGAGCAATGATACAACAAGAGTCAAGGCTCAATGTAGCTGATAATAGCGGTGCTAAAGAAGTTTTGGTAATCCGAGTTTTGGGCGGCACCCGCAAACGTTACGCGAGCGTAGGAGACAAGGTCGTTGTTACTGTTAAGTCTGCCCTCTCTTCAAGCAACATGAAGAAAGGCACAGTAGCCAAAGCAGTAATTGTACGCACCAAAAAAGAAATCCGCCGCAAAGACGGTTCATATATCCGTTTTGATGACAACGCGGTTGTTTTGTTGAATAACCAAGACGAACCCCGCGGAACCCGTATTTTCGGGCCTGTTGCACGTGAACTGCGCGAGAAACAATTTATGAAAATCGTTTCATTAGCGCCTGAAGTACTCTAATCAGCATAAGGAGGACAAGACAATGAAGAAGACTGCCCCAAAACCTCAAAAATTCCACGTGCGTCGTGGAGATCAGGTAATGGTAATTGCCGGCGACGACAAAGGCAAAACCGGTATCATTACTAAAATGCTGGTAGAAAAACAGCGTGCGATTGTAGAAGGCTTGAACGTGGTAAAACGCGCAGTAAAACCTTCTAACGAAAATCCCGAAGGTGGATTTATAGAAAAAGAGGCCAGCATTCACATCAGCAACCTGATGCTTGTAGACCCTAAAACAGGCAAACCTACACGTATCGGCCGCCGCAAGAATGCAGCCGGCAAATTGGAAAGATATTCAAAAAAATCAGGCGAAACCATCAAGAACAATGGCTAAACCGAGATTAAAAGAGAAATACCTCAAAGAGGTAGCTCCTGCCCTGAAAGAAAAATTTGCATACAAGTCAGTAATGCAAGTGCCTAAGCTAACCAAAATTTGTATCAACAAAGGTATTGGTCAGGCTGTAGCAGACAAAAAGCTGGTAGAAATCGGCGTGGAAGAACTTACGGCTATCTCCGGTCAGAAAGCCGTACCTACCAAATCCCGCAAAGCGATTTCAAACTTCAAACTACGTGAGAATATGCCTATCGGCGCTCGCGTAACTCTGCGCGGGGATCGTATGTACGAATTCCTGGATCGTTTGGCAACAGTAGCGCTTCCTCGTGTTCGCGACTTCCGTGGTATCAGCGACAGTGGTTTCGATGGCCGCGGCAACTACACCTTGGGTGTAAAAGAGCAAATCATCTTCCCTGAAATCAGTATTGACAAAGTAAACAAAATCTCCGGCATGGATATCACCTTTGTTACTACTGCTCAAACTGACGAAGAAAGCCGCGCTCTGTTAGCAGCACTTGGTATGCCATTTAAAAATCAAAAATAATAGCTTGATATGGCAAAAGAATCCGTAAAGGCACGCGAAAGAAAAAGAGCCCGTTTGGTGGCTAAATATGCCAAGAAGAGAGAAGAACTCAAAAAAGCAGGCGATTGGGAAGCATTAGACAAACTGCCTCGCAACTCTTCTAAGGTTCGCTTACACAACCGTTGCAAAATTACCGGAAGGCCGCGCGGTTATATGCGCAAGTTTGGCATCTCACGCGTGCTGTTCCGCGATATGGCATCTGACGGTAGAATCCCGGGTGTAACAAAGGCAAGTTGGTAATTACAAGTTTGTCCGGTTTACCTTCAATTTGTAAATTAGAATCATACCTTTCTGTTAGGCGAAAGCCATCGACGAAAGCAAAATTTATAAGGCAATGACTGATCCAATAGCCGACTATCTGACAAGATTGAGAAACGCCATCCGTGCAAATCATCGGGTGGTTGAAATACCTGCCTCAAAACTGAAGAAAGAAATTACCAAGTTGTTGTACAACAAAGGTTATATCCAAAGCTACAAGTTTGAGGAGCAAGGTCCGCAAGGTGTGATTAAAATCGCCCTGAAATATCACCCTGTAACCAAACAACCGGCAATCGTGCACTTAGAGCGTGTAAGCAAGCCGGGTTTGCGTAAATATACTAAGTCAAATGCACTGCCTCGTGTACTCAACGGGCTTGGTATTGCTGTCATTTCAACTTCTAAAGGTCTGATTACAGATAAAGAAGCGAAAGAACTGAATGTGGGTGGTGAAGTAATTTGTTACGTGTACTAAAACTGATAAGACTATGTCGCGTATAGGAAAAAAACCAATTACACTTCCCGCCGGAGTAACTGTTAATGTTGCTGCCGACAACACGGTAACTGTTAAAGGCCCTAAAGGGACGCTGTCTCAGCAGGTAGACCCGGATATTACCGTGAAAGTGGAAAACGGCCAGATTATAGTTGAGCGTCCAACTGACCAGAAGCGTCATAAGGCATTACATGGTCTTTATCGTGCATTGCTGAACAACATGGTTACAGGTGTTCACGAAGGCTTCAAAACACAAATGGAGTTGGTAGGTGTGGGTTACAAAGCCGAAACAAGCGGCCAGTTGCTCCAATTAAGCCTTGGTTACTCTCACAATATTGTGTTTGCCATACCAAACGAAATCAAAGTGAGTGCCGAAACCCTGAAAGGTAAGGCGCCTGTGGTAACATTGGAAGGCATTGACAAGCAACTTATTGGCCAGGTTG contains:
- the rpmC gene encoding 50S ribosomal protein L29 yields the protein MKKYAQLHELSVQELENRIQEATATLRRLRFSHAVSQLENPMQLRNIKREIARLNTILSAKQGK
- the rpsQ gene encoding 30S ribosomal protein S17, which codes for MEERNLRKTRVGVVVSNKMDKSIVVSVERKVKHPAYGKFMKKTTKFVAHDERNECLEGDTVKIMETRPLSKLKRWRLVEIIERAK
- the rplN gene encoding 50S ribosomal protein L14, which produces MIQQESRLNVADNSGAKEVLVIRVLGGTRKRYASVGDKVVVTVKSALSSSNMKKGTVAKAVIVRTKKEIRRKDGSYIRFDDNAVVLLNNQDEPRGTRIFGPVARELREKQFMKIVSLAPEVL
- the rplX gene encoding 50S ribosomal protein L24, translated to MKKTAPKPQKFHVRRGDQVMVIAGDDKGKTGIITKMLVEKQRAIVEGLNVVKRAVKPSNENPEGGFIEKEASIHISNLMLVDPKTGKPTRIGRRKNAAGKLERYSKKSGETIKNNG
- the rplE gene encoding 50S ribosomal protein L5: MAKPRLKEKYLKEVAPALKEKFAYKSVMQVPKLTKICINKGIGQAVADKKLVEIGVEELTAISGQKAVPTKSRKAISNFKLRENMPIGARVTLRGDRMYEFLDRLATVALPRVRDFRGISDSGFDGRGNYTLGVKEQIIFPEISIDKVNKISGMDITFVTTAQTDEESRALLAALGMPFKNQK
- the rpsN gene encoding 30S ribosomal protein S14 yields the protein MAKESVKARERKRARLVAKYAKKREELKKAGDWEALDKLPRNSSKVRLHNRCKITGRPRGYMRKFGISRVLFRDMASDGRIPGVTKASW
- the rpsH gene encoding 30S ribosomal protein S8, with the protein product MTDPIADYLTRLRNAIRANHRVVEIPASKLKKEITKLLYNKGYIQSYKFEEQGPQGVIKIALKYHPVTKQPAIVHLERVSKPGLRKYTKSNALPRVLNGLGIAVISTSKGLITDKEAKELNVGGEVICYVY
- the rplF gene encoding 50S ribosomal protein L6, whose translation is MSRIGKKPITLPAGVTVNVAADNTVTVKGPKGTLSQQVDPDITVKVENGQIIVERPTDQKRHKALHGLYRALLNNMVTGVHEGFKTQMELVGVGYKAETSGQLLQLSLGYSHNIVFAIPNEIKVSAETLKGKAPVVTLEGIDKQLIGQVAAKLRSFRKPEPYKGKGIKFVNEAIRRKAGKAAAKK